In [Leptolyngbya] sp. PCC 7376, a genomic segment contains:
- the urtE gene encoding urea ABC transporter ATP-binding subunit UrtE, translating to MHKEEFHKQQGVNLALRISNLNVYYGESHILRNVDMSIPTGQMVCLIGRNGVGKTTLLKTVMGLLKPRTGEISFSDKTITKLSPDRRAKLGIGYVPQGREIIPRVSVEDNLLLGLEARPKGRKRGDKIPQEIFDLFPVLKTMLSRMGGDLSGGQQQQLAIARALMGKPRLLVLDEPTEGIQPSIILEIEAAVKRIIETTGISVLLVEQHLHFVRQADRYYAMQKGGIVASGSTAELSQEVIQQFLAV from the coding sequence ATGCATAAAGAAGAATTTCACAAACAGCAAGGGGTTAATCTGGCATTAAGAATATCGAATCTTAATGTCTATTATGGGGAAAGTCATATTTTACGTAATGTAGATATGAGTATTCCCACAGGTCAAATGGTTTGTCTGATTGGCCGTAATGGTGTGGGTAAAACGACGCTTCTAAAGACGGTAATGGGTTTGCTCAAACCGCGTACTGGTGAGATTTCTTTTTCCGATAAAACTATTACGAAGTTATCGCCAGATCGTCGGGCAAAGTTGGGGATTGGTTATGTGCCTCAAGGGAGAGAAATTATTCCTCGGGTTTCTGTCGAAGATAATTTATTACTAGGTTTAGAGGCACGTCCTAAAGGTAGAAAGAGAGGCGATAAAATACCTCAGGAAATTTTTGATCTGTTTCCCGTTCTTAAAACAATGCTATCTCGTATGGGTGGCGATTTAAGTGGTGGTCAACAGCAGCAGTTGGCGATCGCCCGTGCTTTGATGGGTAAGCCTCGTTTATTGGTTTTGGACGAACCGACTGAAGGTATTCAGCCTTCAATTATTTTAGAGATTGAAGCGGCAGTCAAAAGAATTATTGAAACCACAGGTATTTCGGTTTTACTAGTCGAGCAGCATTTACATTTTGTCCGTCAAGCTGATCGATATTATGCAATGCAGAAAGGGGGCATTGTTGCATCTGGTAGTACTGCTGAGTTGAGCCAAGAAGTTATTCAACAATTTTTGGCGGTTTAG